The Bacillus xiapuensis genome window below encodes:
- the smpB gene encoding SsrA-binding protein SmpB: MPKGEGKVIAQNKKARHDYFIEETYEAGIVLQGTEIKSIRNGRVNLKDAFARVHNGEVFVYNMHISPYEQGNRFNHDPLRTRKLLLHRKQIDKLIGETKEAGYSIVPLKLYLKDGYAKLLIGLGKGKKKFDKREDLKRKEAKRDIERAFRDRQKGF, translated from the coding sequence ATGCCAAAGGGAGAAGGAAAAGTTATCGCGCAAAATAAAAAAGCGCGTCATGATTATTTTATCGAAGAAACCTATGAAGCCGGGATCGTGCTGCAAGGAACGGAAATCAAATCGATCCGCAACGGCCGCGTCAATTTAAAAGATGCGTTTGCCCGCGTTCATAACGGGGAAGTATTTGTATATAACATGCATATCAGCCCGTATGAACAAGGCAACCGCTTCAACCATGATCCGCTGCGGACGAGAAAGCTGCTTTTGCACCGCAAACAAATCGATAAGCTGATCGGTGAAACGAAAGAAGCCGGCTATTCGATTGTTCCGCTGAAATTGTATTTAAAAGACGGTTATGCTAAGTTGTTAATCGGACTTGGAAAAGGGAAAAAGAAATTCGACAAGCGGGAAGACCTAAAGAGGAAAGAAGCGAAGCGGGACATTGAACGCGCCTTTAGAGACCGGCAAAAAGGATTCTAA
- the secG gene encoding preprotein translocase subunit SecG, with product MHTVLTIALVVVSIALIIVVLLQSGKSAGLSGAISGGAEQLFGKQKARGIDLVLHRITVVLAVLFFGLTIAVSYFGL from the coding sequence ATGCATACAGTATTGACAATTGCACTTGTCGTTGTGTCGATTGCTCTTATTATTGTTGTCCTGCTTCAGTCTGGAAAGAGCGCCGGTTTATCCGGAGCGATCTCCGGGGGAGCGGAGCAGCTTTTTGGCAAACAAAAAGCGCGCGGTATTGATTTGGTGCTGCATCGGATCACCGTAGTCTTGGCTGTGTTGTTTTTTGGCTTAACTATAGCTGTGTCCTACTTTGGACTGTAA
- a CDS encoding alpha/beta hydrolase gives MRPTLPKPFTFEAGKRAVLLLHGFTGNSSDVRMLGRFLEKKGYTSHAPHYKGHGVPPEELLATGPDDWWEDVKGGYQHLKDLGYEEIAVAGLSLGGVFSLKLGSTAPVKGIIPMCAPMYFKSEDLMYENVVEYARKFKEFEGKSPEVIEKEMEEFKQKPMTTLKALQRLIADVREHVDMIYAPTFVVQARHDQIINPNSANIIYDEIEATMKEIKWYEESGHVITLDKEKEQLHEDVYQFLERLDWTV, from the coding sequence ATGAGACCTACCTTGCCAAAACCATTTACATTTGAAGCGGGCAAACGGGCGGTTTTGCTGCTGCACGGCTTTACAGGAAATTCATCAGATGTTCGCATGCTCGGCCGTTTTCTCGAGAAAAAAGGCTATACTTCCCATGCGCCGCATTACAAGGGACACGGGGTGCCGCCGGAAGAACTCCTGGCCACAGGTCCGGATGACTGGTGGGAAGATGTGAAAGGCGGCTATCAGCATTTAAAGGATTTAGGCTATGAAGAAATCGCAGTAGCTGGATTGTCTTTAGGCGGCGTCTTTTCTTTAAAGCTTGGCTCCACCGCTCCCGTGAAGGGAATTATCCCAATGTGTGCGCCGATGTATTTCAAAAGCGAAGATCTTATGTATGAGAATGTGGTGGAATATGCCCGCAAATTTAAAGAGTTTGAAGGAAAGTCGCCAGAGGTAATTGAAAAAGAGATGGAAGAGTTTAAGCAAAAGCCGATGACTACGTTGAAAGCGTTGCAGCGTTTAATCGCGGATGTCAGAGAGCATGTCGACATGATTTATGCGCCTACATTTGTCGTACAGGCCCGCCATGATCAAATCATTAACCCGAACAGTGCCAATATCATTTACGACGAAATAGAAGCCACGATGAAAGAGATCAAATGGTATGAAGAATCCGGCCATGTTATTACACTTGATAAAGAGAAAGAGCAACTGCATGAAGACGTTTATCAATTTTTAGAGCGGCTGGACTGGACGGTATAA
- the rnr gene encoding ribonuclease R — translation MQEYVERLLTYMKEESYKPLTVKELEEALGVEDSADFKTFVKALVHMEEKGLVVRTRVNRYGLPEKMNLVRGKISGHAKGFAFLMPEEAGMDDIFIPPHETNGALNGDIALVRVTSETRGSRREGTVVRILERGKSEIVGTYTDSKHFGFVIPDDKKFASDIFIPKEAVHGAVEGHKVVVKITSYPDGRKNAEGEIIQILGHKNDPGVDIISIIYKHGLPQEFPEEVMEQANAVPDTINEKDTENRRDLRGETIVTIDGADAKDLDDAVTVKRLDNGHYKLGVHIADVSHYVTEGSPIDREAYERGTSVYLVDRVIPMIPHRLSNGICSLNPQVDRLTLSCEMEINEAGEVVHHEIFQSVIRTTERMTYSDVNGILVDKDEELRQKYAALVPLFEQMEELAAILREKRKKRGAIDFDFKESKVLVDETGKPTDVVLRERSVAERLIEEFMLVANETVAEHFHWMDVPFLYRIHEDPKEDKLQRFFEFITNFGLMVKGTANSVHPRALQEVIEAIEGKPEEVVISTVMLRSMQQAKYAPESLGHFGLSTDFYTHFTSPIRRYPDLIVHRLIRTYLINGQIDPATQAKWDARLPEIADHTSSMERRAVDAERDTDELKKAEFMLDKIGEEFDGIISSVTNFGMFVELPNTIEGLVHVSYMTDDYYRYDERHFAMIGERTGNVFRIGDEITVRVTNVNKEEQSIDFEIVGMKNNRKRPEKEQKKVLRLQSERPKSRASQEKSQGGAAEEWSNQPPRKKKKRGKYYEGVPKKMKKKRKNKR, via the coding sequence ATGCAAGAATATGTCGAGCGGCTGCTGACGTACATGAAAGAAGAATCTTACAAACCGCTGACAGTGAAAGAGCTGGAAGAAGCTCTTGGAGTGGAAGATTCAGCGGATTTTAAGACATTCGTCAAAGCGCTTGTTCATATGGAAGAGAAGGGGTTGGTTGTGCGCACGCGAGTAAATCGCTACGGATTGCCCGAGAAAATGAATCTCGTTCGCGGCAAGATCTCCGGTCATGCAAAGGGCTTCGCCTTTTTAATGCCGGAGGAAGCGGGGATGGATGATATCTTTATCCCGCCGCACGAGACGAACGGGGCGTTAAATGGCGACATCGCTTTAGTGCGTGTCACTTCGGAAACAAGAGGATCACGGCGAGAAGGAACGGTAGTCCGAATTCTGGAACGGGGAAAAAGCGAAATTGTCGGCACGTATACGGACAGCAAGCATTTTGGTTTTGTCATTCCAGATGATAAAAAATTTGCCAGCGACATTTTTATCCCGAAGGAAGCGGTGCATGGAGCAGTGGAAGGTCATAAAGTTGTAGTGAAAATCACTTCCTATCCAGATGGCCGCAAAAATGCCGAGGGAGAAATCATTCAAATTCTCGGCCACAAAAATGATCCGGGCGTCGATATCATTTCGATTATTTATAAGCATGGTTTGCCGCAAGAGTTTCCAGAGGAAGTAATGGAGCAGGCTAATGCCGTTCCGGACACGATTAACGAGAAGGATACGGAAAACCGCCGCGACTTGCGGGGTGAAACCATCGTGACGATTGATGGCGCGGATGCAAAGGATCTCGATGATGCCGTAACAGTCAAAAGATTGGACAACGGCCACTATAAACTGGGGGTTCATATTGCTGACGTCAGCCACTATGTCACTGAAGGTTCGCCGATCGACCGCGAAGCGTATGAGCGGGGAACGAGCGTGTACTTGGTTGATCGCGTCATCCCGATGATCCCTCATCGCCTATCGAATGGGATTTGTTCATTGAATCCGCAAGTGGACCGCTTGACCTTATCGTGTGAAATGGAAATTAACGAAGCAGGAGAGGTCGTTCATCACGAAATTTTCCAAAGTGTGATTCGGACAACGGAGCGAATGACATACAGTGATGTCAACGGCATTCTCGTCGACAAAGATGAAGAGCTGCGCCAAAAATATGCAGCGCTCGTGCCTTTATTTGAACAAATGGAGGAACTGGCGGCTATACTTAGAGAAAAGCGCAAAAAGCGCGGAGCCATCGATTTTGATTTCAAAGAGTCGAAAGTGCTGGTTGATGAAACCGGAAAGCCAACAGACGTTGTGCTGCGCGAGCGTTCTGTTGCCGAGCGTCTGATTGAAGAGTTTATGCTGGTGGCCAATGAAACGGTCGCTGAACATTTCCACTGGATGGATGTTCCGTTCTTATACCGCATACATGAAGACCCGAAAGAAGATAAGCTGCAGCGATTCTTTGAGTTTATTACTAATTTTGGGCTTATGGTCAAAGGAACAGCCAACTCTGTCCATCCGCGCGCGCTGCAAGAAGTTATTGAAGCGATTGAAGGCAAGCCGGAAGAGGTCGTCATTTCTACCGTGATGCTGCGTTCCATGCAGCAAGCGAAATACGCACCGGAAAGTCTCGGCCACTTCGGTTTGTCCACCGATTTCTATACGCATTTTACATCGCCGATTCGCCGCTATCCCGATTTGATTGTCCACAGATTAATTCGCACCTATTTAATCAACGGTCAGATTGATCCGGCTACACAAGCAAAATGGGATGCCCGTCTGCCGGAAATTGCGGATCATACATCCAGCATGGAGCGCCGGGCAGTTGATGCCGAGCGCGACACGGACGAGCTGAAAAAGGCAGAGTTTATGCTGGATAAAATCGGTGAAGAGTTTGACGGGATTATCAGCTCTGTGACGAATTTCGGGATGTTCGTGGAATTGCCGAATACGATTGAAGGGCTCGTGCATGTCTCCTATATGACCGATGATTATTACCGGTATGACGAGCGTCATTTTGCCATGATCGGAGAGCGTACTGGGAATGTGTTCCGCATCGGGGACGAGATAACTGTTCGTGTCACCAATGTCAATAAAGAAGAGCAATCGATTGACTTTGAAATCGTCGGCATGAAAAATAATAGAAAGCGGCCCGAGAAAGAACAGAAGAAAGTGCTGAGACTCCAATCAGAACGCCCTAAAAGCCGTGCTTCACAAGAGAAAAGTCAAGGGGGAGCGGCGGAAGAATGGAGCAATCAGCCTCCACGCAAAAAGAAAAAAAGGGGCAAGTATTATGAGGGTGTGCCGAAGAAAATGAAGAAAAAGCGGAAGAATAAACGCTGA
- the eno gene encoding phosphopyruvate hydratase gives MPVITDIYAREVLDSRGNPTVEVEVYTQSGAFGRALVPSGASTGEYEAVELRDGDKERYLGKGVLKAVENVNDVIAPELVGSFEVLDQIGIDRAMIELDGTDNKGKLGANAILGVSMAVAHAAADYLGVHLYEYLGGVNAKQLPVPMMNILNGGEHADNNVDIQEFMIMPVGADSFKEALRMGSEIFHSLKTVLKEKGLNTAVGDEGGFAPNLKSNEEALQTIIEAIEKAGYKPGEQVKLAMDAASSEFYNKEDGKYHLSGEGVVKTSAEMVDWYEEMVSKYPIISIEDGLDENDWEGHKMLTERIGDKVQLVGDDLFVTNTNKLSQGIEQGVSNAILIKVNQIGTLTETFDAIEMAKRAGYTAVISHRSGETEDATIADIAVATNAGQIKTGAPSRTDRVAKYNQLLRIEDQLGELAQYLGNKTFYNLKK, from the coding sequence ATGCCCGTAATTACTGATATTTACGCACGTGAAGTTTTAGATTCACGCGGAAATCCTACGGTTGAAGTAGAAGTGTACACGCAATCTGGCGCATTTGGACGCGCGCTTGTCCCATCCGGCGCTTCCACTGGCGAATACGAAGCAGTGGAACTTCGCGATGGCGACAAGGAACGCTATCTTGGCAAAGGTGTGCTAAAAGCGGTGGAAAACGTTAATGATGTTATTGCTCCAGAGCTTGTCGGCAGCTTTGAAGTGCTGGATCAAATTGGCATCGACCGTGCGATGATCGAGCTTGATGGAACAGATAACAAAGGAAAATTAGGTGCCAATGCCATCCTGGGCGTTTCCATGGCGGTCGCACATGCTGCAGCCGATTATCTTGGCGTTCATTTATATGAATACCTTGGCGGCGTGAATGCCAAGCAGCTGCCTGTTCCGATGATGAACATCCTAAACGGCGGCGAGCACGCTGATAACAACGTTGATATTCAAGAGTTTATGATCATGCCTGTCGGAGCAGACAGCTTCAAAGAAGCGCTCCGCATGGGGTCAGAAATTTTCCACAGCTTAAAAACTGTATTGAAGGAAAAAGGATTGAATACAGCGGTTGGTGACGAGGGCGGATTCGCGCCTAACTTGAAGTCTAATGAAGAAGCGCTACAAACGATCATTGAAGCGATTGAGAAAGCCGGTTACAAGCCTGGTGAGCAAGTGAAGCTTGCGATGGATGCGGCTTCCTCCGAATTCTATAATAAAGAAGACGGTAAATATCATCTAAGCGGGGAAGGCGTTGTGAAAACATCCGCCGAAATGGTTGACTGGTATGAAGAAATGGTTTCTAAATATCCAATCATCTCCATTGAAGACGGCTTGGATGAAAACGATTGGGAAGGACATAAGATGCTGACAGAGCGTATTGGCGACAAGGTTCAGCTTGTCGGCGATGACCTATTCGTAACCAATACGAATAAGCTTTCTCAAGGGATTGAGCAAGGCGTCAGCAACGCTATCTTAATTAAAGTGAACCAAATCGGTACATTGACAGAAACATTCGATGCGATTGAAATGGCGAAGCGCGCTGGCTATACAGCGGTTATCTCTCACCGCTCCGGTGAAACAGAGGACGCAACGATCGCTGACATCGCGGTTGCGACAAACGCAGGCCAAATCAAAACAGGTGCGCCGTCCCGCACAGATCGCGTTGCTAAATACAATCAGCTTCTTCGCATTGAAGATCAGCTCGGAGAACTGGCACAATACCTAGGTAACAAAACCTTCTATAACTTGAAAAAATAA
- a CDS encoding zinc metalloprotease — protein sequence MKKNPNFSIEFLNENKYFLFDRKNCKGYYLTYKGDIEATLKKEKIEELNKIGFYDDTELKEEHWVNKIFITNSNISPKFILINQLIFFLGLLPIAITLLIQSFDGIGYLDFELLNFKEYGIAMLVFLGGILFIHEMLHVVISRMQGIEIFSIAFKLKYYFIPIFYVKIVPTGNDLKRANVAFAGNIADLILIILYSSLALIFQQPEFIICLNLQLIMSIFNYNIFFPTDFYLGIFSLIGKSNFRTEAINYTKQFIFSKKKQSILKGYRDIIKLAYGLAFYVIVLFMFVIMVLNVYFMQTRGWSF from the coding sequence ATGAAAAAAAATCCGAACTTTTCGATAGAATTTTTAAATGAAAATAAATATTTTTTATTCGATAGGAAAAATTGTAAAGGGTACTACCTAACATATAAGGGAGACATTGAAGCAACCTTAAAGAAAGAAAAGATAGAAGAATTAAATAAGATTGGATTCTATGATGATACTGAATTAAAAGAAGAACATTGGGTAAATAAAATTTTTATAACTAATAGTAACATAAGTCCAAAGTTTATACTGATTAATCAGCTAATATTCTTTTTAGGACTATTACCAATTGCAATAACACTTTTGATTCAATCATTTGATGGTATAGGTTATTTAGATTTTGAACTTCTTAATTTTAAGGAATATGGGATAGCGATGCTAGTTTTTTTGGGTGGTATTTTGTTTATTCATGAAATGTTACATGTTGTCATTTCAAGAATGCAGGGAATAGAAATTTTTTCAATAGCGTTCAAATTAAAGTATTACTTTATCCCAATTTTTTATGTGAAAATTGTTCCGACTGGAAATGACCTAAAAAGAGCAAATGTAGCTTTTGCAGGAAATATTGCAGATTTGATTTTAATTATTTTATATAGTTCATTAGCTTTAATCTTTCAACAACCAGAGTTTATTATCTGTCTAAACTTGCAATTAATAATGAGTATATTTAACTACAATATTTTTTTTCCTACGGATTTTTATTTAGGGATATTTTCTTTGATAGGAAAATCAAACTTTCGGACTGAGGCGATTAATTATACCAAGCAATTTATTTTCTCGAAGAAAAAGCAAAGTATTCTCAAAGGATATAGAGACATCATAAAACTGGCATATGGGTTAGCATTCTATGTAATTGTATTATTCATGTTCGTGATTATGGTTTTAAATGTATACTTTATGCAAACAAGGGGGTGGTCTTTTTGA
- a CDS encoding thiopeptide-type bacteriocin biosynthesis protein, producing MWSSYHIYTKDRNYFLDKVSNILKEYPDVKFFFIQYIDPIGFHFRFRIQSSFQSKIEKMIYKLFEEQRVLKKIYDPEYNLFGSSLGIYEEFSIELSRFIIDNKDIDSSTFVLPLSKIILQIFNCLNNEFIDIYVNYWTKTVNRFNREDLNTQINFSKNDEKNQSHDLSTVLKPLSMLEEKYVNESICIKFLHMTLNKLGYTLMDEMVIVKKIKQSILV from the coding sequence ATGTGGAGCAGTTATCATATTTATACAAAGGATCGAAATTACTTTTTAGATAAAGTGAGTAATATCCTTAAAGAATATCCTGATGTAAAATTTTTCTTTATTCAATATATTGATCCAATTGGTTTTCATTTTAGGTTTAGGATTCAATCTAGCTTTCAAAGCAAGATTGAAAAAATGATTTATAAACTGTTTGAGGAACAAAGAGTATTAAAAAAAATCTATGACCCGGAATATAATTTATTTGGTTCGTCATTGGGTATATATGAGGAATTTTCAATAGAACTATCAAGATTTATTATTGATAATAAAGATATTGATTCCTCTACTTTTGTATTACCATTATCAAAAATTATTTTACAGATTTTCAATTGTCTAAATAACGAATTTATTGATATCTATGTAAATTATTGGACTAAAACAGTTAACCGTTTTAACAGGGAGGATTTAAATACTCAAATTAACTTTTCTAAAAACGACGAAAAAAATCAAAGTCATGATCTGAGCACAGTATTAAAACCATTGAGTATGTTGGAAGAAAAATATGTAAACGAAAGTATTTGTATAAAATTCTTACATATGACACTTAATAAATTGGGATATACCTTAATGGATGAAATGGTTATTGTAAAGAAAATTAAACAATCAATATTGGTTTAG